The Lycium ferocissimum isolate CSIRO_LF1 chromosome 10, AGI_CSIRO_Lferr_CH_V1, whole genome shotgun sequence genome window below encodes:
- the LOC132034173 gene encoding probable LRR receptor-like serine/threonine-protein kinase At3g47570, with protein MDSAIFHLVCYYILLLSSSILFHYTHLISSSKVLLGNDTDQLTLLSFKKGIVSDPLSITSSWNESVHFCNWIGITCGHKHDQRVIAIDLRSSRLVGTLSPAVGNLSFLRQLRLDNNSFTGQIPQEIGKLSRLQILVLRNNSFSGEIPRNISRCLKLTMLHLARNKLKGNIPVEFASLNKLEEMHVFFNNLSGEIPSCFGNLSSIRLISLTGNNFHGTMPDFLGNLGNLEVLELAQNNLSGVIPASIFNLSSLRNLELSINQLQGRLPSSMGFTLPRLEAFNLGTNQLTGKLPASVSNLTNLQLFAVDTNWFSGEVPSFGSSKYLYWLALDGNYLGNGKLDDLLFMSSLQNCSALQLLQLDDNRFGGVIPRYFGNMSSLLYLTMSRNLIHGTIPVEISQLHSLQELSLWKNHLTGEIPDSIGKLEVLNELSLNENQLSGKIPSCLGNLTMLTKLSLGANNLHGSIPSSLGKIKSLLLLNLSRNHLSGDIPNEIWQLPEALFQLDLSSNHITGSLNNIIRLKNLVYLRLSNNNLSGEIPSSFKTLTSLTELYVNHNDLQGAISPFLSSLTSLEFVDLSHNKFVSKIPEFFASLRSLKFLNLSYNDLEGELPSDGVFKNKSAVSITGNSKLCGGIPELQLRKCSENDPNYGKSSRTMILIILLIVGGVVGVIVVALLLRRSKKRSDHQSSTTMDTIIPRVTYQRLHRATNGFSAENLIGSGNFSSVYKGILDESVVGIMQIAVKVLKLQVKGASKSFVSECEALRHIRHRNLVKLLTCCSSIDHQGHDFKAVIYEFMSNGNLHNWLHQSCRSTIGHEENHKQPRRSLNIRQRLDIAIDVASALDYLHNQSGMPLIHCDLKPSNVLLDEEFVAHLGDFGLARFMQADATHVLTSIQSSSSTVKGTLGYIPPEYATGSKSSTYGDVYSYGILVLETFMGKSPTDEILKDGLNLHEFVKMAIPEQVMNVCDPTLLCLEYEDGVPINCSEKVIEECLCSVLRIGIACSMELAEARMDIANVLKELHLIRNALFSNQRRSGI; from the exons ATGGATTCTGccatttttcacttggtttGCTACTATATCCTCCTCCTCTCCTCCTCCATACTATTCCACTATACTCACCTAATTTCATCCTCGAAAGTACTTCTTGGAAATGATACAGATCAATTGACATTGCTTTCCTTCAAGAAAGGAATTGTCTCCGACCCACTAAGCATAACATCTTCATGGAACGAATCAGTCCATTTCTGCAATTGGATAGGAATAACTTGTGGTCACAAACATGACCAGCGAGTCATCGCAATAGACCTAAGGTCTAGCAGATTGGTTGGTACATTGTCCCCTGCAGTGGGTAATCTAAGTTTTCTGCGCCAACTCCGGCTTGACAACAATAGCTTTACCGGACAAATTCCCCAAGAGATAGGCAAACTATCAAGATTGCAAATATTAGTTCTAAGAAATAACTCATTTTCTGGGGAGATACCGAGAAATATTTCGCGTTGTTTAAAACTGACTATGCTTCATTTGGCCAGGAATAAACTAAAGGGCAACATTCCGGTGGAGTTTGCTTCACTGAATAAGCTTGAGGAGATGCATGTTTTCTTCAACAATTTGTCTGGAGAGATCCCATCTTGTTTTGGCAACTTGTCTTCAATTCGATTGATCAGCCTAACAGGAAATAATTTCCATGGAACCATGCCTGATTTTCTTGGAAACTTGGGAAATTTAGAGGTTCTTGAACTTGCCCAAAATAATCTGTCTGGAGTCATCCCTGCATCAATTTTCAACTTGTCATCATTGCGCAATCTTGAgttatcaatcaatcaacttCAAGGGCGCCTTCCGTCAAGCATGGGCTTCACACTTCCAAGACTAGAGGCTTTTAATTTGGGGACAAATCAATTAACTGGAAAGCTTCCTGCATCAGTATCAAACCTGACAAATCTTCAACTTTTTGCTGTCGACACCAACTGGTTCAGCGGAGAGGTACCTAGCTTTGGAAGTTCCAAATATTTGTACTGGCTAGCACTTGATGGAAATTATCTCGGAAATGGCAAGTTAGATGACTTGCTTTTCATGTCTTCCTTGCAAAATTGTTCTGCCCTGCAACTTCTCCAGCTTGATGACAATCGATTTGGAGGAGTTATTCCGCGATACTTTGGCAATATGTCCAGCCTTCTGTACTTAACCATGTCAAGAAATCTTATCCATGGAACCATTCCTGTAGAGATTTCGCAACTTCACAGCTTGCAGGAACTCTCTTTGTGGAAAAATCATCTCACTGGGGAAATTCCTGATTCTATTGGAAAACTTGAGGTACTAAATGAGTTGTCCCTCAATGAGAACCAATTGTCAGGGAAAATTCCATCTTGTTTGGGAAATTTGACAATGCTGACTAAACTCAGCCTTGGAGCAAATAATTTACATGGTTCTATTCCATCTAGTCTCGGAAAGATCAAGTCTCTGTTACTCCTGAATCTCAGCAGGAATCATCTTAGTGGcgacataccaaatgaaatttgGCAGCTCCCTGAGGCACTTTTCCAACTAGACCTCTCAAGCAACCACATCACGGGTTCTCTAAACAACATTATTCGCTTGAAAAACTTGGTCTATTTGCGCCTTTCCAACAATAATTTATCGGGTGAAATACCAAGCAGCTTCAAAACATTGACAAGCTTAACAGAGCTCTACGTCAATCATAACGATCTCCAAGGAGCTATCTCTCCATTTTTAAGTTCTTTGACAAGTCTTGAATTCGTAGATCTTTCACACAACAAATTTGTGAGTAAGATACCCGAATTTTTTGCTAGTCTCAGATCCCTGAAATTCTTGAATTTGTCCTATAATGATTTGGAGGGCGAGTTACCATCGGATGGAGTTTTCAAAAACAAAAGTGCAGTCTCAATTACAGGGAATAGTAAGCTTTGCGGAGGTATTCCGGAGTTACAATTACGAAAATGCTCTGAAAATGATCCTAATTATGGCAAATCATCTCGAACAATGATTTTAATCATATTACTAATTGTTGGAGGTGTCGTGGGTGTCATAGTGGTGGCACTCCTTTTGCGGCGTAGTAAAAAGAGATCGGATCATCAGAGTTCGACAACTATGGACACAATAATCCCTAGAGTGACTTACCAACGCCTTCACAGAGCAACGAATGGCTTCTCCGCGGAGAATTTGATTGGTTCAGGAAACTTTAGCTCTGTATACAAAGGCATTTTGGACGAATCAGTTGTTGGGATTATGCAGATTGCTGTTAAGGTACTGAAACTTCAAGTGAAAGGAGCTAGCAAGTCCTTTGTTTCTGAGTGTGAAGCATTGAGGCATATTAGGCATCGAAACCTTGTAAAGCTTTTAACTTGTTGTTCAAGTATTGACCACCAAGGTCATGATTTTAAGGCCGTAATTTATGAGTTCATGAGCAACGGTAATTTGCACAATTGGTTGCACCAAAGTTGTCGGAGTACTATTGGTCATGAGGAGAATCATAAGCAGCCTAGAAGAAGTTTAAACATTAGACAAAGGCTGGATATTGCAATTGATGTAGCTAGTGCATTGGATTATCTTCACAATCAATCTGGAATGCCATTGATACATTGCGATCTCAAACCAAGTAATGTGCTTTTGGATGAAGAATTTGTTGCTCATTTAGGTGATTTTGGATTGGCAAGGTTTATGCAAGCTGATGCCACACATGTACTCACCTCAATCCAGAGCAGCTCAAGTACAGTAAAAGGGACGCTTGGATATATACCGCCGG AATATGCGACCGGGAGTAAGTCGTCGACCTATGGTGACGTGTACAGCTATGGAATTCTAGTGTTGGAAACATTCATGGGAAAGAGCCCCACAGATGAAATACTCAAGGATGGTCTAAACCTTCATGAATTTGTGAAGATGGCCATACCTGAACAAGTAATGAATGTTTGTGATCCTACACTTCTCTGCCTTGAATATGAAGATGGTGTGCCCATTAATTGCAGTGAAAAAGTAATTGAGGAGTGCCTGTGTTCAGTGCTTCGAATTGGGATTGCTTGCTCTATGGAGTTGGCAGAAGCACGCATGGACATTGCCAATGTCCTCAAGGAACTGCACTTAATCAGAAATGCTCTTTTTTCTAATCAGAGGCGATCCGGGATTTGA